A genomic segment from Panulirus ornatus isolate Po-2019 chromosome 20, ASM3632096v1, whole genome shotgun sequence encodes:
- the LOC139755786 gene encoding glutamate receptor ionotropic, delta-2-like, whose product MASTRPLIKVAAEEWVPWTKLTTDEEGNVFFSGFMRNILDILSEMIEFDYELLRPPDKLWGIKSDNGSWSGMIGMLHREEVEFAIGPFLVTPDRSMVSDFSEPVYIDNQALVMIRPGLKSDVAGFIKPFTSEVWLLILLSLLSISFTMACMVKAEGEVFQTSTKNVATKIFTWVLQTVTQESSHWLPRKDGGRVLVVTWLLASLVFMSSYSGILTAKLTLPRITIPIDSLDDLVAQSDLPWRLAPGSYIFLIYPPGHPIREKLVKGMIGTRKNCWQSREGITKGEFATICHEVAIKKVMSWDFSTSGDCHLYIGKKKVYTNAILALALKKNSTYLPKFNKIVRRLMWSGILEHWLRSQLPNASHCLRPPGVDRREGVSALSLYAFGGTLFVLLGGMTLGALIFIFEHMIFCVWQRHDAKMTQLNSHGS is encoded by the exons ATGGCGTCCACCAGACCCCTCATCAAGGTAGCTGCTGAAGAA TGGGTTCCATGGACCAAACTGACCACCGACGAGGAGGGAAATGTATTCTTCAGTGGATTCATGAGAAACATATTAGACATTCTCTCTGAGATGATCGAATTTGA CTATGAACTGCTGAGACCTCCTGACAAGTTGTGGGGCATAAAATCTGATAATGGGTCGTGGTCTGGCATGATTGGTATGTTACATAGGGAG GAGGTGGAGTTTGCCATAGGTCCATTTCTGGTGACTCCCGACAGAAGTATGGTGAGCGACTTCTCGGAGCCTGTATACATTGACAACCAGGCGCTGGTCATGATTCGACCAGGCCTGAAGAGTGATGTCGCCGGCTTCATCAAGCCTTTCACGTCAGAA GTGTGGCTGCTGATACTTCTGAGCCTTCTGAGCATCAGCTTTACCATGGCATGTATGGTGAAGGCAGAAGGTGAGGTGTTCCAAACCTCCACCAAGAACGTCGCCACCAAGATCTTCACCTGGGTTCTACAAACTGTTACACAGGAGA GTTCTCACTGGCTGCCCAGGAAGGACGGAGGCCGCGTCCTAGTGGTCACGTGGCTCCTGGCGTCCTTAGTGTTCATGTCCTCCTACAGTGGTATCCTCACAGCCAAGTTAACGCTTCCTCGTATCACCATCCCCATCGACTCCCTGGATGACCTCGTTGCACAGTCGGATCTTCCATGGCGCCTCGCCCCTGGATCATATA TCTTTCTCATTTATCCTCCCGGACACCCGATACGAGAAAAGCTGGTGAAAGGGATGATTGGCACCCGTAAAAACTGCTGGCAGTCGAGAGAGGGCATCACCAAAGGGGAGTTCGCCACCATCTGTCACGAAGTCGCCATTAAGAAGGTCATGTCCTGGGATTTCAG CACGAGTGGAGACTGTCATCTGTACATCGGCAAGAAGAAGGTCTACACCAACGCTATTTTGGCTCTGGCTCTTAAGAAAAACTCCACCTATCTTCCTAAATTTAATAAGAT CGTACGCCGCCTGATGTGGTCAGGCATCCTGGAACACTGGCTGAGGTCTCAGTTACCAAACGCTTCTCATTGTCTCCGGCCCCCAGGCGTCGACCGTCGGGAAGGCGTGTCTGCCCTCAGTCTCTACGCATTTGGTGGCACGCTCTTTGTCCTTCTGGGAG GTATGACGCTTGGTGCGTTGATCTTCATTTTTGAACACATGATCTTCTGTGTGTGGCAGCGGCATGATGCCAAGATGACGCAGTTAAACAGCCACGGGTCATAG